Part of the Psychrobium sp. MM17-31 genome is shown below.
GGACTTTTGTAATTTTGTCCAGCGCTTGAGTCTATTATTTGAACATTTTTAGTTAAGTTTTTTTAGGATTTGCCGATAAGATCAGACAACGCTAGGCTCTCATCATCGCAAATATTGGAGACATCATGAAAATCAATTCCTTACCACAGGCTGATCGTCAAAAGCTTAATAACGACAAAGCTAACGTCGCCACTGAAAAAGCAAAATCTAGCGATGCACCGAAAGAAACTTTTGAGAAAAAAGACTTCTTAACAACTGATAATAATCGCCTGTTGATTGGTGCTAAGTCTTTGATGTCTGCCCTTAATAAAGAGCTCAAGCTCGGTGGCAAGTTGGAGTTTCATTCGTCAGTGAATGAAAGCGTCACAATTAAAACTGAAGGTGGTTCAATCCTAGATAAGATTGATGTTGAGCCAATTAGCTTTGACTTTGAAGAAGTAGCGAAGAACGTGATGGACTTTGTCGGCAAAGCGATCATGGGTGCAAAAGAAAGCGGTGCGAGCGATGACAAACTCGCTGAAATGTTTGCTCAAGCGCGCGAAGGTGTTGATATGGGATTTGAGCAAGCACGCCAAGAGCTCGGCGATATGGACATGTTATCAGACGATGTTAAAGAGGGAATGGATCGCAGTTACGGTTTAATTACTCAGGGTATTGACGATCTTGAAGCTGATGTATTTGGCAAGCAAACGACAGCAGCGCCGAATGTGGTAGCAAGAGAACTAGGATTACAAGAGACTGAAACTGGCAGCATTTCTATTAAGACGCGCGATGGTGACGATATTAATATTAGTTTTGGTAGCTCGACGACATTAGCGCAATCTCAACAGTCGAATGAAAATGGTTACTCGTCAGAGACACACTATAGTCGCAGCCAATCATTTAGCATTGAAGTTAGCGGCGAGTTAGACGATGAAGAGTTAAAGGCGATTAATTCATTGGTTGAAGATATTAATGGATTGGCTGACGAGTTCTTCAATGGCGATGTCCAGAAAGCTTTCGAGCAAGCCAGTGAACTTGGATTTGATGCCAGCCAAATTGCCCAATATTCATTAGACTTTAAAGAAGTTAAACAAGTGGCAATTCGCGAACACTATTCACCGAGTGCTTCAAGCTCGCCGTTTGCTACCTTGTCACCATACGTAAAAGATCTTAACGGTATCATGGAAAGCGGTGAGTCGCTGTTTGACAAAGATAACTTGAAGCAACTGATGCAAGATGTGGCAGAGCAGCAGATTAATGCATTAGACGATATGTTAAATAAATCAGCCATAGACTTTAGCAACTTCAATCAACAATTAATTGATGCACAAAATAAGGCTGAGACCCCTTCAACTTAGACCTTATTGCTAATTAATCACGACTGATAGAGAATACGGAATGTCTTTTACAGTCGTGATATTTTGATGAGTAATATTCTGGTCTTTGACTCTGGCGTCGGTGGCATCAGCGTCGTTAGAGAAATCAAACAATGCCTACCTAACGTCACTATCGATTACTTATTCGATAATCTTTATTACCCCTATGGTGAATTAGACGAGCCAACATTGATTAATCGTCTTGTGAGTCTATTGAAAGGTGCTGTTAAAAATCATCCGCCTCAACTTATTGTTATTGCCTGTAACTCCGCCAGCACTATTGCGCTTCCGGCATTGCGCGCTGCGTTCGATATTCCAATTGTTGGTGTTGTGCCAGCGATCAAGCCTGCGTCAAAATTAAGCCGATCGAAAGTGATTGGCCTTCTTGCAACACAAGGCACTATTACCCGTACTTATATAGAAGAACTCAAACAAGAATTCGCTGCGGACTGTGAATTAATTAATGTCGGTAGTAACGAATTGGTTGCGATGGCTGAAACGCTTTATCGAGGTGGCGATATTAGTTCTCGACGTTTGCTTGAAATCTGTAATCCAATCTTCCAGCAAGCTGATGTCATGATCTTAGGTTGTACCCACTTTCCTTTACTCGCTAATGAACTCAATAAGATCAAACCACAGGGATTAACGGTAATAGATTCTGGCAAAGCGATTGCTCAACGAGTGCAAGAGCTGCTTAATGTAGAAGACAGCGATAAAAAAACGCCCGACGGTATTCTCAACCATCGGGCGCTTTATACTAAATCAGTATCAGATACTTCGTTAACCGCAGCGCTATTTAGCGAAGGCTTCAACGAGATCTGTGTGATTAATCCGTAACCTGACTCGAATTTTCAGGACTGGTTTTCTCTTTTGCTTCGCGAACTTTCAGTACACGCTCTTGAAATTCATTGTCATTGAGTTTTGCCATCGCATCTTGGGCGCCTTGTGGGTCCATAGTGACAAAACCGAAACCGCGACGTCGGCCAGTTTGCTTATCCTTAACTAAACGTACTGAATAAACGCTGCCGTGATTCTCAAATAACTCACGCACTACCGCTTCATTTGCGCGATAAGGTAAGTTACCTACATATAATGTTTGGCGCTCGTCCGACTGAACTGCATTACCACCTGTCGATGAAGATGCTTCGCCTGATGTTAAAAGAACTACTACCGCACCAATAAGGATACCGATAGCTAAGAATGGTGATGCACTTGCGTTGTCGGCACTAAGAACAGGAAGAATAAAAAAGCCAACTGCTGCAAGGATTAATGCAATAAGCAAAGAACCTAATTTTGTTGATTTCATAAAATAACCTAAATTAATGAAGAAAAATAAAAGCTTAAGTGCGACATAATAGATTCATTTTATAGCAGATGCTAGCGCTTAAGCTTAAATAGTTCAAAAAACACTCGCTAAAAGTAAGGTTTTAGCGCTTCAATACAGCTTATTATCCAGCAATTAGCTTAATAAAAAGCCGTTTAGTGTGAATAGTGAACGATCAAAATAAAAGATCAAAAAAGCCCTTGCCAAGTTAAATTGGATCTCTATAATGCGCATCCACTGACACGGCGGGACGGCTTCTTAAACGAAGTAACAACGCGGGTTAGCGAAGAAAACAACGTTTTAAATTACCTTTAAAAATTTTTTAAAATTAGTTGTTGACTTCAAATCGGGAATGCGTAAAATGCGCAACCCGAAACGCAGAGAAGCAAAGGCTTCAACGCGGTTCTCTCACCAATCGGTGATAGAGATAAACGTTCTTTAAAAATTAGTATTCAAATAAACTGTGTGGGCAT
Proteins encoded:
- a CDS encoding DUF5610 domain-containing protein; amino-acid sequence: MKINSLPQADRQKLNNDKANVATEKAKSSDAPKETFEKKDFLTTDNNRLLIGAKSLMSALNKELKLGGKLEFHSSVNESVTIKTEGGSILDKIDVEPISFDFEEVAKNVMDFVGKAIMGAKESGASDDKLAEMFAQAREGVDMGFEQARQELGDMDMLSDDVKEGMDRSYGLITQGIDDLEADVFGKQTTAAPNVVARELGLQETETGSISIKTRDGDDINISFGSSTTLAQSQQSNENGYSSETHYSRSQSFSIEVSGELDDEELKAINSLVEDINGLADEFFNGDVQKAFEQASELGFDASQIAQYSLDFKEVKQVAIREHYSPSASSSPFATLSPYVKDLNGIMESGESLFDKDNLKQLMQDVAEQQINALDDMLNKSAIDFSNFNQQLIDAQNKAETPST
- the murI gene encoding glutamate racemase, translating into MSNILVFDSGVGGISVVREIKQCLPNVTIDYLFDNLYYPYGELDEPTLINRLVSLLKGAVKNHPPQLIVIACNSASTIALPALRAAFDIPIVGVVPAIKPASKLSRSKVIGLLATQGTITRTYIEELKQEFAADCELINVGSNELVAMAETLYRGGDISSRRLLEICNPIFQQADVMILGCTHFPLLANELNKIKPQGLTVIDSGKAIAQRVQELLNVEDSDKKTPDGILNHRALYTKSVSDTSLTAALFSEGFNEICVINP
- a CDS encoding RNA-binding protein, with protein sequence MKSTKLGSLLIALILAAVGFFILPVLSADNASASPFLAIGILIGAVVVLLTSGEASSSTGGNAVQSDERQTLYVGNLPYRANEAVVRELFENHGSVYSVRLVKDKQTGRRRGFGFVTMDPQGAQDAMAKLNDNEFQERVLKVREAKEKTSPENSSQVTD